The following coding sequences lie in one Kryptolebias marmoratus isolate JLee-2015 linkage group LG5, ASM164957v2, whole genome shotgun sequence genomic window:
- the LOC108243876 gene encoding zinc finger protein 32, protein MSADRLMFPSVPAGSVGAVGAVEPFSSSLSEMETLRMFLNERLAAAVEDILGVFGETVARYREQIDRQQRELESLRSREVEWSRATEPQHDSSWIKMYSEHQSPEVPLIQTDGVDKKDVDTLADQIKMEGGGDDCEESKIHNRYDSAADPEAGRDSQLQAEDSDTEESEDGWREAARLWNQEETEDAKDQSSGAELKTGDLQQEERQLPHMFSCKVCGESFHKMSILLSHASAHLGDCGVCGKQLEPTESLKLHLKVHRETLFRCSICGQTFTLRGNLGIHMRIHSGERPFSCTVCGKSFGRRATLVRHVRSHTGEKPFACMYCGHSFTEKGNLTVHLRTHTGERPYSCSLCSRRFSQLSSFYKHPCQKNGLMCVPVNVT, encoded by the exons ATGTCCGCAGATCGGCTGATGTTCCCGTCTGTCCCTGCCGGCTCGGTGGGGGCTGTCGGAGCTGTGGAGCCTTTTAGCAGCTCGCTGTCAGAGATGGAGACTCTGCGGATGTTCCTGAACGAGCGGCTGGCAGCAGCAGTAGAAGACATCCTGGGTGTGTTCGGGGAAACGGTGGCCCGGTACCGGGAGCAGATCGACCGCCAGCAGCGGGAGCTGGAGAGCCTCAGGTCCAGGGAGGTCGAGTGGAGTCGGGCTACAG AGCCTCAGCATGACTCATCCTGGATAAAAATGTATTCTGAACACCAGAGCCCTGAGGTCCCGCTGATCCAGACCGATGGGGTTGATAAGAAAGATGTCGACACCTTGGCTGATCAGATTAAAATGGAAGGTGGCGGTGACGACTGTGAAGAGTCAAAAATACACAATCGGTATGACTCAGCAGCAGATCCAGAGGCAGGCAGAGATAGCCAACTTCAAGCTGAGGATTCGGACACTGAGGAAAGTGAAGATGGCTGGAGAGAGGCTGCGAGACTCTGGAACCAAGAAGAGACAGAAGACGCCAAAGATCAGAGTTCAGGTGCAGAGTTAAAGACTGGTGATCTGCAACAGGAGGAAAGACAACTTCCTCATATGTTCAGCTGCAAAGTTTGTGGCGAGTCCTTCCACAAGATGAGTATCCTGCTCTCCCACGCTTCAGCACATCTGGGGGACTGTGGCGTGTGTGGAAAGCAGCTGGAGCCCACAGAAAGCCTGAAGCTTCACCTGAAAGTTCACAGAGAAACCTTGTTCCGCTGCAGCATCTGCGGGCAGACTTTCACCCTTCGCGGGAACCTCGGGATTCACATGAGGATCCATTCTGGTGAGCGGCCATTCAGCTGCACCGTCTGCGGCAAGAGCTTCGGCAGAAGGGCGACCCTGGTTAGGCACGTCCGCAGCCACACGGGCGAGAAGCCGTTCGCCTGCATGTACTGTGGCCACAGCTTCACGGAGAAGGGCAACCTGACGGTCCATTTACGGACGCACACCGGCGAGAGACCATACAGCTGCTCCCTCTGCAGCCGCAGGTTCAGCCAGCTGTCCAGCTTCTATAAACACCCGTGTCAGAAGAACGGCCTCATGTGTGTCCCCGTCAATGTCACCTGA